The stretch of DNA AGCACGACCAGCGGGAGCTTCACGTTCCAGCCGCCCTCGTTGGCCTCCTCGGCCGTCTCGGAGCGGGGCTCGCCGTGGAAGGTGAGCATCACCATCCGGAACGTGTAGAAGCCGGTGAACAGCACCGCGATCAGGCCCATCCCGTAGGCGACCAGCAGCGCGGTGCCGAGGCCGCTCGTGGTGCCCAGCCCGTGGACGAGCGCCTCGTACAGCACCTCGTCCTTCGACCAGAAGCCGGCGAAGGGGACGATGCCCGCGAGCGCGAGCGAGCCCGCGAGGAACGTGTAGTAGGTGACGGGCATCTTGTCTTTGAGCCCGCCCATCTCCCACATGTCCTCGTTGTGGTGCATCGCGATGATCACCGAGCCGGCGCCGAGGAACAGCAGCGCCTTGAAGAACGCGTGGGTGAGCAGGTGGAACGTGCCGGCGACGTAGCCGCCGGCGCCAAGCCCCAGCATGATGTAGCCGTACTGGGAGATGGTGGAGTACGCGAGCACCTGCTTGATCTCGTTTTTGACGAGCCCCATCGACGCCGCGAACAGCGCGGTGAACGCGCCGACGAGCGCGATCACCGCAAGCGCGGTCGGCGAGAGCGCGTAGAACCCGTACATCCGGGCGACGAGGTAGACGCCGGCCGCGACCATCGTCGCCGCGTGGATCAGCGCCGAGACGGGGGTCGGACCCTCCATCGCGTCGGGTAGCCACGTATGCAGCGGGAACTGGGCGGACTTGCCGATCACGCCGCCCAGCACCAGCAGCCCGATCGCGGTGAACCACGCCTCGGGACCGAGTCCGAGGAACGTGTTCACCGTCACCTCGCCGTTGATCGCCTGCTCGGCGAGATGCGGGAACGAGTGCTCGCCCGCGAACTGCGCGGTGCCGAACGTCGCGAACACGGCGACGACGCCGATCAGGAAGAAGTAGTCACCGAAGCGGGTGACCAAGAAGGCCTTCTTCGCGGCGCTGGGCGGGCCGGCCTGGCGGAACCAGAAGCCGATCAGCAGGTACGAGCAGAGCCCGACCAGCTCGAAGAACATGAACGCCATCAGGAGGTTGTCGGCGACGACGAACCCCAGCATCGAGGCGGTGAACAGGCCCAGCCCGGCGTAGTACCGGGGCAGCCCCGTCTCGTTCTCGTCGTTCATGTAACCGAGCGAGAACACGTGGACCAGCAGCGCGACCAGCGAGACGATGAGCAGCATCATCGCCGACAGCGGGTCGAGCAGCAGCCCGAACGTGAGTTCGAGCGGCTGGCTCAGGCTACCGGTCGCTTCGGTGCCGGCGGCCCACGTGTAGATCGTCTCGTTGTACGTCTCGCCGCCGCTGACGGTGAGGAACACCCACGCGGAGAGCAGCAGCGAGCCGGCGGTCGCCGCGATTCCGGGGAGTGCGCCACCTTTCGGTAGTAGGTCCCGCCCGGAGAGGGCGACCCCGACCGCGAGACAGAACGAGAGGAACGGTAGCAGTACGATCGCCGGTGCGTAGTCGAATGCTCCTACCATCTTACCACCTCATCGACTGCGGAAGGGTCACGTCGACGTCGTTGAAGTTGCGGTACAGCACGAGGATGATGCCGATGCCGACAGCCACTTCGGCCGCAGCCAGCCCCATCACGAACAGGCTCATCACCTGCCCGGTGAGGTTTCCCCACTGGAGGCTGAACGCCACGAAGTTGATGTTCGCGGCGTTGAGCATCAGTTCGACCGACATCAGGAACAGCAGCGCGTTCTCTCGGGTCAGCAGGCCGTAGAGGCCGATGGAGAACACCGCTGCCGACAGTACGAGGTAGTACTCGATGGGGACCATCAGTCCGCCACCTCCTCGTCAGGCTCCTCGCTACTTTCCGAGGAGCGTTGCTCTTCGCGACCGCCGTCGGTGAGGGCGGTCACGTACGAGCCGTCGGTCTGTCGGCGCGCCAGCGTCACGGCGGCGACGGTCGCGACCACCAGCACGAGGCCGATGATCTCGAACGCCGCGAGAAAGCCCTCGACGGCGATCGCCGACATGCTCTGTAAGTCCATCAGCGCGTAGCCGATCCCCGCGACCAGCGACGCGTCCTCGGCGAAGCCCGCGACCTCGCCAAAGCCGCTCGTGAGGAACACTGCCGCGAGCACGACGAACAACACCGACGCCGCCAGCCCGTTGGCGTAGTTGGTGTCCTCCTTGAGTTCGGGTCGCGTGACCATCTAGCTGTACACCTCCGGTTTCGGCTGTTCGGTTCGCGTGAGCATGACGGCGAACGTGATGAGCACGAGCACGCCCCCGATGTAGACGAGAATCTGCATCGTCGCCGGGAACGTGGCCTGCAGCATCACGTAGTGGACCGCCAGACTCGTCAGCGCACCGCCGAGCAGGAGTGCCGAGTGCCAGGGGTCCTTCACGAGGACGACCCCCAGCGCACACCCGACCGTCACGGCGGCGAACAGCGCGAACGTGATTGTCTCTGTGACCATTGTGTTTACTGGTAGTCGACCTCGCCGGCACCCTCGCCGACCCACGCGGATCGGTCGGGGTTGCGGGCTTCGAGGGGGTCGCTCCCCTTGTACCACGGCACGTTCTTCAGCTGTTCCTTGTTGTAGGCGAACTCGTCTTTCGTGTCCGCCGTGAACTCGAAGTTCTGGGTCAGCAGGATCGCGTCGACGGGACAGACCTCCTCGCACAGCCGGCAGTAGATACACTGCCCGATGTGGAGGTTGTACTGCTCGCCGTTGCGCTGCTCGTCCATCACGATCTGGATCGTGTCGTTCGGGCAGACGTTCTCACACTGCCGACACCAGATACAGCGCTCCTGGCTGAACTTGTGGACCCCGCGGAATCGCGGGCTCACTTCGGGCGCGACCTCCGGGTACTCGACCGTGAAGGTGTTGCCGTCCAACGCGTGCTTCATCGTCGTTGCCATGCCTTTCAGGATTCCGATCATACAACCACCCCCACGATTAGGGCCGTGAGCACCAGATTGAGGAAGGAGAGTTCGAGCATCCCCTTCCAGCCGACTTCGATCAGCTGGTCGATACGCAGCCGCGGCGCCGCCGAGCGCAGCCACTGAGTGAACAGGAAGAAGGCCCAGATCTTCACCACGAACCAGAGGAAGCCGATGCTCTCCGGGCCGGGGCCGGCCGCGCCACCGAGGAACAGCACCGCGGTGATGGCACCGCCGAGGAAGATGTGCAGGAACTCACCCAGGTACAGCAGCACAAAGTACACCGAGGAGTACTCGGTCTGGAACCCGGCGACGATCTCCGTCGGCGCCTCGGGGATGTCGAACGGGTTCCGCCCCACCTCGGCGACGTTGGCCACGAGGAACAGGACGAACGCGAACGGGTTGACGATCGCGAACCACGACGGGATCGCGATGCCGCCGATGGAGACCAGCGTCTCCTGCTGGACGGCGACGATCTCGCTCATCCGGAGCGAGCCCGTAAACAGCACCACCGAGATCCCCGTCACGACCAGCGGGATCTCGTAGGCGAGGTTCTGGGCGACCGCGCGCAGCGCGCCCAGCATCGAGTACTTGTTGTTCGACGCGTAGCCCGCCATCACCATGCCGAGGCTGGCGATCGACGCGACCGCGAACACGTACGCGAGCCCGACCTCGGGGTCGGCGAGCTGGATGCCGCTGCCCATCGGGATCACCGCGAAGCCGAGCATCGCCGAACCGGCGACGATCAGCGGCGCCACGTCCCACGCCGGGCGGTCGGCGCCCTCGGGGACGATCAGCTCCTTCGAGAGGAGCCGGAGCGCGTCGGCCGGGATCGTCCCGATCCCCTTCGGACCGATTCGGTCGGCGGCGATGCGGTCGGTGAACGCCGCGGTGATCTTCCGCTTTGCCCACGGGCCGGCGACGCCGGTCATCGCGAGCATCACGTTGCCGACGATGAAGGCCGCCAGCAGCGCGGCGACGAACTCGCCGACTGCGCCGGAGCCACCGAGCCCGAGCAGGTTCACGAGCAGGTCCGGCAGCGGGGTCTCGGCCTGCAGCATCAACGGTCCACCTCCCCGAGTACGATGTCGAGGCTACCCAGCGCGGCGATCATGTCGGGGATGTACTCCCCGTTGCTCATCTCCGGCAGCGTCTGGAGGTTCGAGAAGCACGGGCTCCGGATCTTGAACCGGGCGGGCTTCTCGGTGCCGTCGGCCCGGATGTACACGCCGAGTTCGCCCTTCGCGCCCTCGACGGTGCGGTAGATCTCCGTATCGTCGTCCGGTCGCAGCGTCCGCGGGACGTTGGCCTGGATGTTGCGCTCCTCTTCGGGCCAGTCCTCGAGCAGATCGACACACTGGTCGATGATCTTCGCGGACTCCTCGACTTCCCGGAGGCGGACGAGCAGTCGGCTGAAGTTGTCACAGCCGTCCTCGACGGGCACCTCCCAGTCGAGCTCGTCGTAGTAGCCGTACGGGTCGTCACGCCGGATGTCGTAGTCGATGCCGGAGCCACGCGCGACCGGGCCGGTGGCGCCGTAGTTCTTCGCGACCTCCTTCGGCAGGATCCCGGTGTCGACGGTCCGCATCTGGAGGATCTCGTTGCCCGTGATCAGGTCGTGGTACTCCTCCAGCCGCTCGGGGAGCCCGTTCACGAACTCGCGGATCGACTCGAAGAACTCCTCGCGGGGTTCGGGCAGGTCCCAGACGACGCCGCCGAGTCGGAAGTAGTTGAACATCAGCCGCTGCCCCGTGAGGTCCTCGAGGATGTT from Halolamina sediminis encodes:
- a CDS encoding complex I subunit 1/NuoH family protein, which translates into the protein MLQAETPLPDLLVNLLGLGGSGAVGEFVAALLAAFIVGNVMLAMTGVAGPWAKRKITAAFTDRIAADRIGPKGIGTIPADALRLLSKELIVPEGADRPAWDVAPLIVAGSAMLGFAVIPMGSGIQLADPEVGLAYVFAVASIASLGMVMAGYASNNKYSMLGALRAVAQNLAYEIPLVVTGISVVLFTGSLRMSEIVAVQQETLVSIGGIAIPSWFAIVNPFAFVLFLVANVAEVGRNPFDIPEAPTEIVAGFQTEYSSVYFVLLYLGEFLHIFLGGAITAVLFLGGAAGPGPESIGFLWFVVKIWAFFLFTQWLRSAAPRLRIDQLIEVGWKGMLELSFLNLVLTALIVGVVV
- the nuoL gene encoding NADH-quinone oxidoreductase subunit L is translated as MVGAFDYAPAIVLLPFLSFCLAVGVALSGRDLLPKGGALPGIAATAGSLLLSAWVFLTVSGGETYNETIYTWAAGTEATGSLSQPLELTFGLLLDPLSAMMLLIVSLVALLVHVFSLGYMNDENETGLPRYYAGLGLFTASMLGFVVADNLLMAFMFFELVGLCSYLLIGFWFRQAGPPSAAKKAFLVTRFGDYFFLIGVVAVFATFGTAQFAGEHSFPHLAEQAINGEVTVNTFLGLGPEAWFTAIGLLVLGGVIGKSAQFPLHTWLPDAMEGPTPVSALIHAATMVAAGVYLVARMYGFYALSPTALAVIALVGAFTALFAASMGLVKNEIKQVLAYSTISQYGYIMLGLGAGGYVAGTFHLLTHAFFKALLFLGAGSVIIAMHHNEDMWEMGGLKDKMPVTYYTFLAGSLALAGIVPFAGFWSKDEVLYEALVHGLGTTSGLGTALLVAYGMGLIAVLFTGFYTFRMVMLTFHGEPRSETAEEANEGGWNVKLPLVVLGILATTVGFVNMVPVKDLTGAEIDFLHQWLYGTEGAGWAEALGTSGYHYHHLLFADYGAGMAAADLPSYLVGLLSLALALFGAGSAYVLYGGADPEPHTEKLGSLREVLYNNYYQDEYQVWIAERVVLPLSKVADTFDQAVVDGIVNGVSSVSLFGGSRIKRIQDGLVTHYAAMLTVGLTVLLVGFAIYGGWF
- a CDS encoding NADH-quinone oxidoreductase subunit J, which produces MVTETITFALFAAVTVGCALGVVLVKDPWHSALLLGGALTSLAVHYVMLQATFPATMQILVYIGGVLVLITFAVMLTRTEQPKPEVYS
- a CDS encoding NuoI/complex I 23 kDa subunit family protein, whose protein sequence is MIGILKGMATTMKHALDGNTFTVEYPEVAPEVSPRFRGVHKFSQERCIWCRQCENVCPNDTIQIVMDEQRNGEQYNLHIGQCIYCRLCEEVCPVDAILLTQNFEFTADTKDEFAYNKEQLKNVPWYKGSDPLEARNPDRSAWVGEGAGEVDYQ
- the nuoK gene encoding NADH-quinone oxidoreductase subunit NuoK, whose amino-acid sequence is MVPIEYYLVLSAAVFSIGLYGLLTRENALLFLMSVELMLNAANINFVAFSLQWGNLTGQVMSLFVMGLAAAEVAVGIGIILVLYRNFNDVDVTLPQSMRW